The Pseudodesulfovibrio sediminis genome includes the window TTTCACTAGGAAGGCCCGGTCCAACCGGGCCTTTGTTGTGCTCTTTGATATCCCCTCCCACTATCACCTCCACTATCGGCGGTGTCGTTGGTGAGATCACCGGCGAGGCTCTGGCGGACGAAATCAAGCAGGCGCTGAAAGACGGCGATATTGATCCGACTCAGGTGCAGGACTGGATGGCGGCGGGAGTTGATGTGTCAAAACTCGCGGCAGGTCTTGTTGCGCAAAACATAGGAACAGCAGCGGAAGCAGCGGGCAATGCTGCCGAAAACAATGCCTTCTTTGTCGCGGCAGCTATTATTCTCGAAATTGCCGATAAAATAATGATGGCCGCAGATATCGCTGAGTTTGGCGAAGCTGTTATCATAGGTGATAAAGAGAAGCAGGAAGAATTGATACTTGGCTTCCTCATCGGGATGGGAATTGAGAATACGATAGGCAATTGGGTGCCTGGCAGTTACGTTGCTCTCCGCACAGCCCTCAAGGCTGGTAAGCTGAATGTCGTATTGAAATTATTGCCCGACAGTGCGATAAAATGGATGGTCAATCATGCAGATGAGGCATTTAGCAAGCTCCAAAAAAAGCTCATTGACGAATATCCGGACCTGCAAGATGCACTGGCGCATTTTGACTTCGACAGCCTCAAGAGTAGCGACGAACTGGAAACGCTCGTTGCCAAGAGGATGGATGAAATCAATGTCCCAGCCAGCGGTGCGGGTAAGACGAATCTACCAGAACTGCCAGGATGGGAAGGTTCGCTCTCTGCCCGTAGATTGGCCCCCGGAGCGGCTTCGCACGGCAGCGATCTGCCCAGAATCATCGAGGGACAGACATGGCTTAAAGGAACCGCAGGCAATGCCGGTAAAGTCCCTGCTCAAATAGCCGAAAAGTTGAATGGAAAAGAGTTTGCCTCATTTAATGACTTCCGAAAATCTTTTTGGCAAGAGGTCGCAGCGGATCCTGTGTTAAGTAAGCAATTTAGTAAGTCGAATCAGCAATTGATGAGCGACGGTTATGCTCCATACGCTTCTGCGTCAGAACAGGTTGGTGGAAGAGTCAAGTGCGAATTAGACCATGTTCAAGAGTTGCAACATGGAGGTAATGTTTACGATATGAACAATATTGTGATTAGAACTCCATACAACCATATAAAAAAGTAGTTGGTGTATATGAAAAAAAGAAAAGCAAGTATCCTGTTGAAAGAACTTATTGAGAGACCGTTCCCTAGTGAGGAAAGACAGTCTGAAATTGTTTTAGAACTGAAACAAATAATACCAGATCCGATGTTCATGGACCATATCTATTATTCTGATGATTTTGTTAACAAGGATGGAACATTTGATTACGAGGGATTGATTAAAAAGTGTTTTGACGATTATGAGCCAAACATTATTGCTCTTTAGAACAAAAGAAATACCCTGATAAGGGAGTGTCTGTTCTCTCTTATTATTGCTGCATTAGTTAGATCATTTGAAACCTGCCGTAAGCTTATATACATTACTATACATTTAAGACCATTAGGCCCGGTACAATTACCCCTTAAAATTGCAAAGCCAAAAGGAGAAAGCACTATGCTCTTGGAGTGTATTGGTAATAACAATGAAAAGGGGTCAGGTCTTGAATTATAAGGTTTTTGTCTGTATGCCTTCTGCATGGCAAGACCACTACGCATAGAATATCCTGATGCATTTTATCATGTGATAGCGCGCGGAAATGCGCGATTACCGATTTTTGAAGACGATTCGGACCGAGAGTGCTTCCTTGCTCTTTTAGGAACCGTATCTGATAGATTTAATTTTGTTTTCCATTCGTTTGTTTTGATGGGCAATCATTATCATTTGCTTCTTGAGACCCCGGATGCAAATCTCTCCGCAGGAATGCGGCATATCAACGGCGTGTATACACAGTCCTTCAATCGCCGCCATGGCCGTTCAGGGCATGTGTTTCAAGGACGATATAAGGCAATACTTGTAGATGCCGAAGAGTACCTCGTTCAGTTGAGTCGCTATGTCGTTCTGAACCCTGTCCGCGCAGGCATGGTCGAGAAAGCTGAAGAATACCCATGGAGTAATTATGGGTATATGGCCGGACTTGCCGCCCCTCCCGAATGGTTGTTGGTTTCCACCGTACTTTCGTGTTTCGGGGAAAATCGACAACAGGCACATACAGAGTATCAACGATTTGTAAATGCCCCGCATGAGTGTGATGATTTCAGGGAGAAGCTATCAGGAGGGGTTTTTCTGGGTTCCCAGTGCTTCAAAGAGTCCATTTCGGCAAAGTTGAATAAAAGCCGAAAGATAAAAGAAATCTCATCATCAGCTCGTTTCGCAAGCCGTCCGCCATTAGAAAAACTGGTGCCTCGAAATGGGTTTGCTAATAGAGAAGAGCGTAATTGAGCTATTGTCAAGGCAAGCCAAAAGTATGGATATTCCTATACGGCTATTAGCAAAGCATTTTCACTTCACTACTCGAGTGTCAGCATTATTGTGAAAAAGATGACGCCTGAAACCTTATAATTCAAGACCTGACCCCATTCCCCACGTGACCCCATTCCCCAGCGTCGGATGCAGCTAAGCTTGCTGATCGAATCAAAAAAGCGACTGAGGCAGCTGAGGATGCAGCTAAAATTGCTGATAAGACCGAGGATGTGGTCGATGCTGCTACGAATGTTGCCAAAGTTACTGATGAGATCGGAGATATATGGGCAAAAGCTCCTATTGAGCGAGGTAAGCAAATTGAAGACTATCTGGCAGGAACAGAATATAAAGATTGGTATAGAATTGGTCAGGAACAGGGGGGCTATTTCCCTTTAGTTGATTTTCAAAAAGGAAATGAACTAAGAAGTCTTAAAACCGTCGACACGACTGGTAGTACTTGGATAAAACGAATGACGGACCATATTGAAGACCTCGGCGCTCGTGGAGCAACGATTGAAGGGAACTCAGCCAATATGACACTCGACCTTCGGGTTCCACGAGGTCAAAGAAGTACAGCGCTCAAAGCGTTGAAGAACGCTGCTGATGACAGTGGTGTAAATCTTATCGTCAAGGAATTTTAACTATGTGTCATGATAGATTAAACATCATATTCAAACTTAAAAGCGTATTATCTGAAACTTTATTAAACCGTTTTTACGATGTATTGCGGAAGTTTGAACTTTTACCGAAACAGGTTCACACGCTTAACGGTAATCTTACATTGAATAAGTCCCTTCAATTCGCAAAAAGAAGAGGCGCTAGGGGGCTTCATATTTCTACGAAGACAATGGAAATTAGAACAGGAAATGTAGCCAACTGGGATCATCAATTCCTGTCCATTAAGCACCATACTAACCCTAACGCAGTACCTTGGTCCGATTGGATAAAAGCGTTCAGTGCTTTTGAAGGGTTTCTCCAAGGATGGATTGTCAATTGTGAGTACAACAAATGGCAGAATTGCGAAGACCTTGAAGAGCATGCAAGAGTAGGTCGTGACCTTTCTCTATTTTCGATCATCCCAAACTCTCTACACCAGCCAGCTCCTCCGTTAATCATCGACATCACTAAAAATCCCGGACGTCGTACAATTCGGAAAGGACTTGTGGAGTCCGTGGGAGCCGAAATGTGGTTTGGTTCGGAATTCTGGGAAAGATCCGGGGCTAATAAGGACGAGGTGTTGGGGATTGATTGGGCTGATGTTAATAAAGAGACGGATGGGATCGTGCACATTAAAGCGGCTGACACACCTTTCACTGATGAATCTCCAGTAGCAATTCAACATCGTCTCCGAAAACTTCTTTTCCCAACAACGTGGAATATCCCTGTCCAGTGGAGTAAGTGGGACGGTTGGAAACCAGTAGATCTGCCCACGGAAAAGACCGATGACGGGTATTATCTTGTTTCGCCACAAGCCGAAATGAATGAATCCTTCCCGATAGTCATAGAGATCGCTGGAGAAAAGGGCGGAAAACAAGGCCGATTCCGTATCACTCGAACGTCTCAAACGGACTCTGAAACAATTTTCATCCCTAATAAACAAAATATGGATACATAATACCAACTTGAGCCCTATGATTTGAAACATAAGATCCGGGTCAACCGTGCTTAGTTTTATTCTTTGGTATAGTTCTTTCCCTCCGCACGGCCCTCAAGGCTGGCAAGCTGGATGTCGTACTGAAGCTACTGCCAGACAGTGCGATAAAATGGATGGTCAGTCACGCTGACGAGGCATTTAGCAAGCTCCAAAAAAAGCTTATTAATGAATACCCGGACCTCCAAGATGCACTGGCGCATTTTGACTTCGACAGCCTCAAGAGTAGCGACGAACTGGAAACGCTCGTTGCCAAGAGGATGGATGAAATCAATGTCCCAGCCAGCGGTGCGGGTAAGACGAATCTACCAGAACTGCCAGGATGGGAAGGTTCGCTCTCTGCCCGTAGATAGGCCCCAGGTGCGGCTTCGCACGGCAGCGATCTGCCCAGAATCATCGAGGGACAGACATGGCTTAAAGGAACCGCAGGCAATGCCGGTAAAGTCCCTGCTCAAATAGCCGAAAAGTTGAATGGAAAAGAGTTTGCCTCATTTAATGACTTCCGAAAATCTTTTTGGCAAGAGGTCGCAGCGGATCCTGTGTTAAGTAAGCAATTTAGTGCGGGCAATAGGACCATAATGAAGAAAGGAAACGCTCCATACGCCTCCATTGATGAACAGGTTGGCGGAAGAGTCAAATACGAATTGGACCATGTTCAAGAGTTGCAACATGGAGGTAATGTTTACGATATGAACAATATAGTGATCAAGACTCCATTTAACCATATCAACAAATAGGAACTAATATATGAATATCGACATCAAGAATAGGGTTATACTTCTTATCCAAGAGCTGCTTGAGACTGACACAACTGAAGAAAGGGATGTTGAAATAGCGATTGAATTGAAGAGTATTGTTCCTGACCCTTACTGTATGGACTATATATTTCATTCCGATGAATTTGTTAACAGCAATGGTAGTTTTGATTACGAGGGATTGATTAAAAAGTGTTTTGACGATTATGAGCCAAACATTATTGCGTTATAACGAGATAAAAAAACAATAAGAAGGGCTTTTTAAATTCTTTAGTGGCTGGAAATTGAATTCAAAACAATTTGAAAACGTCATAACTAGAGGTAGTCTTTAATGATAACTCCCGAAGAGTGGTACAGTAAACATTACTCAAAAAATGTTTACACTATACTTATTAATGGGTATCTTAAAAATAGTTTATCATCACGATAGTTTGAAGTATACTTCTTATTGCTTTTTAAAAATGAGCATTCAGATATACCTGAGAATGACTTTAATATTTTAAACAGGTTGTTCCAAGCTGTGGATGCTTTTTGCCCTTTTGATAATATCCGCAGCAAGGATGATTTGGATGGAGCGGGACTTCGTCAAAAGTGTTTGGAGACAGTCCTTGCTCTTACCGAGTCACAGAATTTGAGTTAAGATGCTCCTTTAAAATCATTAGAAAAGGCCCGATCCCACCGGGCCTTTTCTTTTGCTCTATGCCATAGCCTGACCCAGCCTCGGCAAAGGCTCCGGCTCCTCGGCCTGGGTGAACAACCAGACCTCGATTGTCGGCAAGGAGCAGGTCGATATTCGCGTGGAGAAGAACACCCACGTGGAAGGCGCGGTCATTGCCGCTGAAAACGACAACATCAAGCTCGATACCAACACCCTCACCTACAAGGACATCTACGACCACGACAAGGCTTCGAGCTATCAGGCCAGCCTGTCTGGATCGCTGAGTGCGGAGAATGAAAAGGACAGCGAAACGCGCAAAGACGGAGAAGAGGGCAACCCGTATTCAGGAACGCTGGAAGGCAACTCCTCCTCCCACGACCGCCGCCAGATCAACCGCGCCACCATCGGCGAGGGCGAGATCATCATCCGCTCCGACCCCGTAGCCGGGCTGGAGGGCCTGAACCGCGACCTCGCCAAAGCACAGGAGATCACCAGGAACGAGAAGACCTCGGTCACGGTGTACATTGATAGTGCCGCGATTGAGGTGGTGATCAATGGTGGTGAGGGAATCAAAAATAACTTCAAAAACACGGTCGATGCAATCAAGAAGCTCTTACCGCATAAAGCGATCAGGAAGTGGCTTGAGGATGTCGGAGTGAATACGGCTTACATCGAACCAGGTAGCCCCTGGGAGAACGGATACAGCGAAAGCTTCAATGAGGATGAATTGCTGAATGGAGAGATATTCTATTCGTTGAAAAAAGCACAGGGTGTGATCGAAAACTGGCGGCAGGAATACAATACGATCAGACCTCATCGCTCGATGGGATACAAGCCGCCTGCGCCGGTCGCGCGGCTCCCCCTAGGGAGACGGAAAACCTCAGCACAAAGAGTGCTAGACTAACATAAGCCCGGAACACAAACTGGGGGCAGGTCACAGAAGCGACTTCGCTTAACAACTTTATTCCTCAGCCACACCTCTTGCAAAATGGATATGAGAACAAACATGCCGACTAGCAGTCGTGAAAATCCTTGTTGATATAAAAACAGAGATCAAAGAGGTTCTGGACCATCTCATCCACAATTTCCTCGGAGTCTGCGGAGGGCGTCTCCACGCTCACGGTCTTGTTGACGATCTTTGAAAAGAGCATGCCGATGAGCTGGTCGTCATACATTGTCCAGTACTTGCTGCCTGATGGAAATTTCTTGTCGAATCCGTGGTAGTACATCTATTTCTCTCCAACTCGATTGGGTTCCGTGCGTTGCTGTTATTTACTCTATCGGCACGGCTGCCAAACCTCTTTATGGACAAGATGAAATAAACATTATTTGTCAATTCAGAGACTTAAAGATTCGAATAGGGGCACCTCAAAAAAACCTCTCCCTGCCCCTGTCGCGTCTAGATTACGCCACCTGATCAAATAGCAAAAAGTCAAATTGTTGCTCTCCTGTAACACATAATGTTACGACCTTCATGTATAGCCAGCCGAAATACACCGACTCAAAAGGAGCCAAAAGTGTCAGCTCAGAAAATACTGGTGGTCGAAGATCACAGGGACACGCGCGAATTGCTCAAATACAATCTTGTCGCCGCGGGATTTGATGTTGCTGCAGCTGAAGACGGCCAGCTTGGACTCAACCTCGCTGCGGCTTTCAAGCCCGACATCATCCTGCTCGACCTCATGATGCCCGGCATCGATGGCCTGGAGGCGTGTCGGCAGCTCAAGGGTGATCCCACTCTGGCGCGCATTCCCGTAATCATGCTCACAGCCAAGGGCGAAGAAGTGGATAAGATCGTCGGGCTGGAACTCGGCGCAGATGATTATGTGGTCAAGCCCTTTTCCCCGCGAGAACTCATCCTGCGGATCAAGGCGATCCTCCGCCGCTATGGAGCCCCTGAACCGGATGCGCCGAAGCTCTGGGAACGCGAAGGACTCAAAATTGACTTCGAGGCCCATCAGATTTCCATAGACGGCGAAGAAGCGTCGCTCACGGCCACAGAGTTCAAACTGCTCACCGTACTCATCTCCGGCGCTGGCAAGGTCCAGACCCGCGACAACCTGCTTGATACTGTCTGGGACACCCATTTTGAAGGCTATTCACGCACGGTAGACACACATGTCAGGCGACTTCGCCAGAAACTCGGCCCGTACGCCAACTGGATAGAAACCATCCGCGGCGTCGGTTACAGATTCAAAGCTTAGAAAGCCAGGAAGCACAAAACGCAGCCCGTACCGGATATCCGATGCGGGCTTTTTGCCGTATGCCTCTGTCAGGGGCGTGCAAGACATGCATCTATCTCTTTTTCAGTCGCTTTATTTCTTTATTATTTTACTATATATCTATTTTCTTCTTAATGTATAGCTCCATTGATACATTGAGGTGTTTACGTGTTGCATCGAATCAGAATTGCTAGTGTTGTGCTCATTTGTTCCCTGCTCTGTACTTCCAGCCTGACAAGGTCCTCGGAGAAGTGGCCTGGGCTCTGTCTTGATGCTTATGAATATTCAAGCGCCAAACAATACGACCACAAACGCGCAGCAACCATGTTCACGGAGAGCCTCAGCGTGTCCATGGATGATATGGCATCGCGAATACATGAGAACATTGGCAATGAACTCCATTTGTATAAAGACTATGATGGAGCGATCACAGCCTTTGGCAAAGCCATTTCTCACACCCCCAAAAGAGCCAGACTATATTTTCAACGTGGCAAATCATTCAGGGGCAAGAGTGCATATGCACAGGCAATACAGGACTTCACCAAGGCCATCAGCCTGCAACAGAGATACCCATACGCATACCTGTTCAGAGGATTTGCCAAGGACGATCAGGGGAATGTCAAAGGTGCCATAAAGGACTATACCACGGCTATCAAACTCGACCCCGAGTTCGCTTGGGCCTACAACAGCAGAAGGTTGGCAAAATGCCGAAGCATGAGTATGCCGCAGCAATAAAGGATTATACCCAGGCTATCGCCATAAACCATGACTACACATCACCATAATACAACAGAGGTCTCTCAAAACAAAGATGAAAGACTATACCGGGGCCATTGAGGACTATACATCTGCAATACATATCGATCCAAAATACTACAGAGCCTATTACAACAGAGGTTTCGCAAAATGGAAACTGAACGATTTTGACGGGGCAATTGACGACTTTGACAAAGCGATTTCCCTCGATCCCAAAGGTGCCAACAGTTTCTTTGGAAGAGGATTAGCTAAAATACTTTTCGGTCAATTGAACGATGCAGAACAGGATTTAAACAAGGCCATAGAATTGAATCCGAATTTCTCAACCGCATACAGTTGCAGAGGCCACTTAAAAATGGGTATTGGCGACATTGATGGAGCAATACAGGACTTTACCACCGCTATCAGACTCGGAGATACAGGTTCCGATAGCTTTATATTTCGCGGCTTTGCCAAACTGAATAAACACAATCAGAAGGGAGCACTTCAAGACTTGACGACCGCTCTTGAAGTAAAACAAAAATCAATTGAGGGTTGCTTGAATACGGCATTGACCAAAGCAGCCGATGGCGACCAGGGTGGAGCCATTCGTGATTTCAAAAATATACGTTGGCAGGGGATTGGTCCACTTTACGAATGACATAGGCAAATCAATCGAGGATTTGACCATGGCTGTGACTATTAACCCCAAATATGCCAAAGCCTATCAAATCAGAGCAATAGCCAAGTTTATACCCCAAAAACCTGGACGGAGCTCTGCAGGACATAGCAAAAGCGCTTGCTATCGATCCGCATGACAGCGAATCGTACAACCTGAAAGGAATCATTTATATTTATAAAGATGATTTCAGAAGAGCCCTGAAAGAATTCACCGAAGCCATCAACAATGACCCAGAAAATGCACAGGCATACGCTAACCGGGCCTTCACATACATAGCCCTCAGAAAAATATCCGAAGCCAAGGCTGATGCAAAAAAGGCCCGGGAACTGGACCCGAATGTGAAAGTACCGAACTTCGATGAACTCATCGATCGGCGATACCATGATACTGTGGCGTAGTTGATCAAGATGGCAACAACAGAATTCATCCAGGTACAGCCACTCTTGCAGCGGACCGTCACCGCTAGTTACAGGTCTAACTTGCAGACCATGACAAAGAAAACGGCGTGACCAGATCATAGGGGACACGCCGTTTTCTTTGTCACGAGCTAGAGAGCCAGCAGCAACGGACAAACGCACAGTTGATCCAATTGAGCAAGGGAATTCTTCAGGCCAACAGCCTTAAGCAAGGACGTCAGTTTCAACCGAAGTCGTGCCTCTTGGCGAAGCCGAGAACAACGACGGGATTACTTCCCCGGTCTTAACGGAGGACACTCCTACAGCGTAAAAGCTAGTCGTTGCCGAGGGTGATCTGAAATGCGATGGCGTAGAGATGATCGAAGAAGTCAACGTACTCAACAGGGATGTGACTGGGCACATTGATACGAGACGGCGCGAAATTGATGATGCCTCGGATATTGGCGTCCACCAGGTGATTGGCGGCGCGCTGTGCGCGATCCGGCGGCGTGGCGATGATGCCTATCTCAAGGTTCAGCTCGGGAGCCTGCTCCTTGAGATGCGTGGGACAGACAATTTCCATGCCTTCGAATTCGAGGCCGATCTTGTCGGGGTCACAATCAAAGGCTGCACAGATTTTGAAGCCGCGCTTCTCGAAGTCGTGATGGCGAAGCAGCGCACTGCCCATGTTGCCAACGCCGATGAGTGCGCATTTCCAGAGCCTGTCGATGCCGAGTGACTGCTTGATGGAAGTGATGAGTTCCTGAACATAGTAGCCGACACCACGGACACCAAACTCACCGAAATAGGCGAGATCTTTTCTGATCTGCGAAGAGTTAACCGAACACGCACGTGCAAGTTTCTCTGAGGAGATAACTTCGTTGCCATCTCGCAGCAGATTCTCCAGCACCTGGATATAGACCGCCAGTCTGCCGATAGTCGCTTTAGGGATGTGTTCGCTTTTCATGGATGGGATCTCTTGGTGATATGAAAGCCTGCCGGGGTAAGAAAAGAAGAGCGTGGCTAAGGCTGAAAAAGGGAGGCCGAAGCCTCCCTCTGAATAGCAAAGTCGTAAAGTGAAATTACATTACGAAGAGCAGGATCAGGTTGACGACCAGGGCGTAAATAGCGAGAGACTCGATGAATGCCAGGCCGAGAATCAGAGTGGTGGAAATCTGGCCACCAGCTTCGGGGTTGCGAGCGATACCTTCAGCAGCACCCTTGACGCCCATGCCCTGACCGATGCCGCAGAGACCGGCAGCGATGCCCATGCCCAGTGCGGTTGCGTAAGCTTTAGCGGACATGACGTCGCCGCCAGCTTCGGAAGCGAAAGCAACGGAAGCAACCAGAACCATAGCCAGGGTAGTGAACAGAATCTTAGCGATTTTCATTTTAATCCTCCAAATGGATTACGTAATATAATTGTGGTCCAAGGACCATTTCCCCAAAATTGGATCGAACAGGCTCTAGTGAGCGTGATCGGTAGCGCCTTGCAGGTAGAGCATTGTCAGCATGAAGAAAATAAATGCCTGAATGGTCTTTGCAAGGATGAACAGAAAGTACATGGGCAGCGAACCGGCGACCGGTGCGAGCATGAACATCAGGATAAG containing:
- a CDS encoding REP-associated tyrosine transposase, whose product is MARPLRIEYPDAFYHVIARGNARLPIFEDDSDRECFLALLGTVSDRFNFVFHSFVLMGNHYHLLLETPDANLSAGMRHINGVYTQSFNRRHGRSGHVFQGRYKAILVDAEEYLVQLSRYVVLNPVRAGMVEKAEEYPWSNYGYMAGLAAPPEWLLVSTVLSCFGENRQQAHTEYQRFVNAPHECDDFREKLSGGVFLGSQCFKESISAKLNKSRKIKEISSSARFASRPPLEKLVPRNGFANREERN
- a CDS encoding tRNA (adenosine(37)-N6)-threonylcarbamoyltransferase complex ATPase subunit type 1 TsaE, with protein sequence MVSHADEAFSKLQKKLINEYPDLQDALAHFDFDSLKSSDELETLVAKRMDEINVPASGAGKTNLPELPGWEGSLSARR
- a CDS encoding response regulator, with product MSAQKILVVEDHRDTRELLKYNLVAAGFDVAAAEDGQLGLNLAAAFKPDIILLDLMMPGIDGLEACRQLKGDPTLARIPVIMLTAKGEEVDKIVGLELGADDYVVKPFSPRELILRIKAILRRYGAPEPDAPKLWEREGLKIDFEAHQISIDGEEASLTATEFKLLTVLISGAGKVQTRDNLLDTVWDTHFEGYSRTVDTHVRRLRQKLGPYANWIETIRGVGYRFKA
- a CDS encoding tetratricopeptide repeat protein produces the protein MASRIHENIGNELHLYKDYDGAITAFGKAISHTPKRARLYFQRGKSFRGKSAYAQAIQDFTKAISLQQRYPYAYLFRGFAKDDQGNVKGAIKDYTTAIKLDPEFAWAYNSRRLAKCRSMSMPQQ
- a CDS encoding tetratricopeptide repeat protein; this encodes MKDYTGAIEDYTSAIHIDPKYYRAYYNRGFAKWKLNDFDGAIDDFDKAISLDPKGANSFFGRGLAKILFGQLNDAEQDLNKAIELNPNFSTAYSCRGHLKMGIGDIDGAIQDFTTAIRLGDTGSDSFIFRGFAKLNKHNQKGALQDLTTALEVKQKSIEGCLNTALTKAADGDQGGAIRDFKNIRWQGIGPLYE
- a CDS encoding tetratricopeptide repeat protein yields the protein MKGIIYIYKDDFRRALKEFTEAINNDPENAQAYANRAFTYIALRKISEAKADAKKARELDPNVKVPNFDELIDRRYHDTVA
- a CDS encoding redox-sensing transcriptional repressor Rex translates to MKSEHIPKATIGRLAVYIQVLENLLRDGNEVISSEKLARACSVNSSQIRKDLAYFGEFGVRGVGYYVQELITSIKQSLGIDRLWKCALIGVGNMGSALLRHHDFEKRGFKICAAFDCDPDKIGLEFEGMEIVCPTHLKEQAPELNLEIGIIATPPDRAQRAANHLVDANIRGIINFAPSRINVPSHIPVEYVDFFDHLYAIAFQITLGND
- a CDS encoding ATP synthase F0 subunit C; this encodes MKIAKILFTTLAMVLVASVAFASEAGGDVMSAKAYATALGMGIAAGLCGIGQGMGVKGAAEGIARNPEAGGQISTTLILGLAFIESLAIYALVVNLILLFVM